A section of the Zygosaccharomyces rouxii strain CBS732 chromosome B complete sequence genome encodes:
- a CDS encoding LisH domain-containing protein (some similarities with uniprot|P40068 Saccharomyces cerevisiae YER109C FLO8 Transcription factor required for flocculation diploid filamentous growth and haploid invasive growth genome reference strain S288C and most laboratory strains have a mutation in this gene) yields the protein MKESQGSKQRLNAYIYDFLVKSALHGSAGTFFEEAGLREDSDNGNSNSSVKRGVVVVDSPQGYLYEWWKIFWDLCTVRSKRGGGGTTGLPAMQAYYKLWSEKNAQENALMTQEINAASLQQTSEDAGEYRNEEVDASRLSLVVSSVPLQPSLRKVPPVSSKRVEKQKHYKKRVLREERQYEQNLFMRRSNVSTDRTAHVNTVPHHAGTRASLPSQELPAFDLQSFEYDPDFLLFTSPETAPLPVDFPPTHGEDTSFLDNSSERSFNFLNGM from the coding sequence atgaAGGAGTCCCAAGGTTCCAAGCAGAGATTAAACGCCTATATCTATGATTTTCTGGTGAAATCAGCATTACACGGTAGTGCTGGGACTTTTTTCGAAGAAGCTGGATTACGGGAGGACAGTGATAATGGTAACAGTAATAGTAGTGTCAAGAGAGGCGTCGTTGTGGTAGATTCTCCGCAGGGTTATTTGTATGAGTGGTGGAAGATCTTTTGGGATCTATGTACCGTCAGATCCAAAAGAGGCGGTGGTGGAACTACTGGGTTGCCTGCAATGCAGGCATATTACAAATTATGGAGCGAGAAAAATGCACAGGAGAATGCTCTGATGACACAGGAAATTAACGCTGCTTCGTTACAGCAGACATCTGAAGATGCCGGTGAGTACAGGAACGAAGAAGTCGATGCTTCTAGGTTGTCGTTGGTAGTTAGCAGTGTGCCCCTACAGCCAAGTCTCCGAAAAGTACCTCCGGTATCATCGAAGCGAGTAGAAAAACAGAAGcattacaagaaaagagtTCTTAGGGAAGAGCGTCAATACGAACAAAATCTGTTTATGCGCCGTAGTAATGTCAGCACAGATAGGACTGCTCATGTGAATACAGTTCCTCATCATGCTGGTACTCGTGCTTCTTTACCATCGCAAGAACTCCCAGCATTTGATCTACAGAGTTTTGAATATGATCCAGATTTTCTACTTTTCACATCTCCTGAGACAGCACCACTGCCTGTAGATTTCCCACCGACTCATGGTGAAGATACTTCTTTTCTAGATAATAGTAGCGAGAGATcgttcaattttttaaatgGTATGtaa
- the ALG3 gene encoding dolichyl-P-Man:Man(5)GlcNAc(2)-PP-dolichol alpha-1,3-mannosyltransferase (similar to uniprot|P38179 Saccharomyces cerevisiae YBL082C RHK1 Dolichol-P-Man dependent alpha(1-3) mannosyltransferase involved in the synthesis of dolichol-linked oligosaccharide donor for N-linked glycosylation of proteins) — protein MPPFEPLKDLVNGIRFMIYNPRSTLIWGPMLLAFESALLKLIIWKVPYTEIDYKAYMEQIDIIKSGETDYTKIYGGTGPLVYPAGHVLIYRFMHWLTEGTNFVHRGQHFFRCLYLLTLALQFFLYYRLQLPGWCVVLASLSKRLHSIYVLRLFNDCFTTFFMVVTVLLLQLASDRPRRWLTYVAALTFSFALSIKMNALLYLPGIAVTIFYLQNGNLLHCLICAALAVSLQYSIAIPFLSHWRSYLICAFDFQRKFLYRWTINWHFLDEETFNSNQFHLALLATHMIVILTLFSLLFPNWRTHLYRACCLHEANIFLSSDLHSSAASPKGNHPAISGTLPLIVTTNFAGVICARSLHYQFLSWYHWTLPILLCYSGFPAPLGMVWYAIHEWCWNSYPPNSLASAILVSLNGTLLICCGVAFYITRQKNQLQQQHGAVPAKSRSVLSDGKED, from the coding sequence ATGCCACCCTTCGAACCTCTTAAAGATCTGGTCAATGGTATCCGTTTCATGATCTATAATCCAAGGTCAACCTTGATTTGGGGCCCAATGCTGCTGGCATTCGAATCGGCGCTTCTCAAATTAATCATTTGGAAAGTCCCATATACTGAAATCGATTACAAGGCATATATGGAGCAGATTGACATTATCAAGAGTGGTGAAACTGATTATACCAAAATTTATGGTGGCACTGGACCATTGGTTTATCCCGCAGGGCACGTGCTCATCTATCGATTTATGCACTGGCTAACTGAAGGAACTAATTTCGTTCATAGAGGTCAACATTTTTTCCGTTGTCTCTATTTACTTACTTTAGcccttcaattctttctgTATTATCGCCTTCAATTACCGGGATGGTGTGTTGTACTCGCCTCATTATCCAAAAGACTTCATTCTATCTATGTTTTACGCCTTTTCAACGATTGTTTTACCACGTTTTTCATGGTTGTAACGGTTTTGTTGTTACAATTGGCTAGTGATCGTCCTCGTCGTTGGTTAACCTATGTGGCAGCTTTAACTTTTTCCTTCGCACTCAGTATCAAAATGAATGCGTTACTCTATTTACCGGGCATTGCAGTCACCATATTTTATCTACAAAATGGCAATTTGCTGCACTGTTTAATATGTGCAGCTTTAGCCGTTTCTCTACAATATTCCATTGcaataccatttttatcGCATTGGAGATCTTATTTGATATGTGCCTTCGATTTCCAACGAAAATTTTTGTACCGTTGGACAATCAATTGGCATTTCCTGGATGAAGAAACGTTTAATTCAAATCAATTCCATTTGGCGTTATTAGCCACCCATATGATTGTTATTCTAACGTTATTTTCCCTACtgtttccaaattggcGCACCCATTTGTATCGCGCCTGCTGTCTCCACGAGGCAAACATCTTTTTATCAAGTGATTTACATTCTAGCGCCGCTTCTCCAAAGGGCAATCACCCCGCCATTTCAGGTACACTTCCGTTAATTGTTACTACAAATTTTGCCGGAGTTATCTGTGCGCGTTCATTACACTACCAATTTTTGTCGTGGTACCACTGGACTTTGCCGATACTGCTTTGCTACTCAGGGTTTCCAGCCCCGCTGGGAATGGTTTGGTACGCGATACATGAGTGGTGTTGGAACAGCTATCCACCAAATTCCTTAGCCTCCGCAATACTCGTGTCTTTAAACGGCACTCTTTTAATATGTTGCGGAGTCGCATTTTACATCACTAGACAGAAAAACCAACTGCAGCAACAGCACGGTGCCGTTCCCGCAAAATCTCGGTCTGTTCTATCGGATGGCAAAGAAGACTAG
- the KAP123 gene encoding karyopherin KAP123 (highly similar to uniprot|P40069 Saccharomyces cerevisiae YER110C KAP123 Karyopherin beta mediates nuclear import of ribosomal proteins prior to assembly into ribosomes and import of histones H3 and H4 localizes to the nuclear pore nucleus and cytoplasm exhibits genetic interactions with RAI1): MDQQTLIQLEQTLGAITQPNSASVKDATKTLQSQFYTKPATLPALIHILQGSQNDALKQLAGVEARKLVSKHWKTLDTNLQNRIKASLLQTAFSEPKEIVRHANARVIAAIGTEELEDNKWPDLIPNLIQAASGQDAQTRQTSTFILLSLLEDFTPSLLQYVDDFLTLFGQLTNDTASLETRSLAAQSLNHVSALIEEQEPINPQQAAKFASLIPSVVNVLDDVIKADDSVNSKLIFNCLNDFLLLDSQLTGNSISELIKLAVHIAVTPEIDEDVRVFSVQFLMSALSYRKSKISQAKLGPEITMAALKVASEEIDINDELNNEDEAAENEENTPSTTAVRLLAFASSELPPSQVASVIVEHLPVMLQSANVFERRAILLAISVAVTGSPDYILSQFDKIIPATITGLKDNEPVVKLAALKCVHQLTTDLQDEVAKFHDEYLPLIIDIIDTAKFVVVYNYATVALDGLLEFIAYDAIAKYLEPLMNKLFYMLDSNKSSKLRCAVVSAIGSAAFAAGAAFIPFFKTSVQYLEQFIQNSSQLEGMTEDDIELRALTFENISTMARAVKSETFAEFAEPLVNAAYEAIKTDSARLRESGYAFIANLAKVYGENFSPFLKTILPEIFKTLELDEYQFNFDGDAEELATFADSANEEELQNKFTVNTGISYEKEVAAAALSELALGTKENFLPYVEQSLKVLTEQVEESYGLKETALNTIWNIVRAVLLASKFEPETYPKGIPAGSYVDANVLAIIKNAREITLTDLADEFETSMVITVFEDMANMIKQFGAIIVSDGGDSTLLESLCVQVLSVLKGSHTCQTIDLEEDVPKDEELDASETEATLQDVALEVLVSLSHALAGDFVKVFENFKPVIFALFESKSKNKRSSSVGGVSEMVLGMKEQNPFIQEMLEALVIRLTTDKSLEVRGNAAYGVGLLCEYASFDVSSIYGVVLKAMYELLSTADQKALVAEDDEVTREIIDRAYANASGCVARMILKHESFVPLEQTVPALLDHLPLKTGFEEYTPIFELIMKLYEANNAVITGATPKIVEIFATVFTKENERIKLEQESTLGREENMERLKQFQTDEMKLKVVQLLKYLNNTYGGIVAQNPVLASVIA; encoded by the coding sequence ATGGACCAACAAACTTTAATCCAGTTGGAACAGACATTGGGTGCTATCACTCAACCTAATTCCGCCTCCGTTAAGGATGCCACCAAGACATTGCAAAGTCAATTCTATACTAAACCTGCTACGCTACCGGCTCTAATTCACATTTTGCAAGGCAGTCAAAATGATGCTTTGAAGCAATTGGCTGGTGTGGAAGCAAgaaaattggtttcaaagCACTGGAAAACACTAGACACTAACTTGCAGAACCGGATCAAGGCTTCTTTGTTGCAAACTGCATTCAGTGAACCAAAGGAAATTGTACGTCATGCTAACGCTCGTGTCATTGCCGCTATTGGTACTGAAGAGTTAGAGGACAACAAATGGCCAGATTTGATTCCTAACTTGATTCAAGCTGCTTCTGGTCAAGATGCTCAAACTAGACAAACTTCAACTTTCATTTTGCTTTCTTTGcttgaagattttacaCCATCTCTACTGCAGTACGTCGACGACTTTTTGACTTTATTCGGTCAATTGACCAACGATACTGCTTCTTTGGAGACCAGATCTCTAGCAGCTCAATCTTTGAACCACGTTTCTGCATTgattgaagaacaagaaccTATCAACCCACAACAAGCTGCTAAATTCGCATCTTTGATTCCATCTGTGGTTAACGTTTTGGATGATGTAATCAAGGCTGATGATTCTGTGAACTCTAAGTTGATCTTTAACTGTCTAAATGATTTCCTGCTATTAGATTCACAATTGACCGGTAACTCCATTAgtgaattgatcaaattggCAGTTCACATTGCAGTGACTccagaaattgatgaagatgttaGAGTTTTCTCCGTTCAGTTCTTAATGTCTGCTCTTTCTTACAGAAAGTCTAAAATCTCTCAAGCTAAATTGGGTCCTGAAATTACCATGGCTGCTTTGAAGGTTGCTTCTGAAGAAATCGACATTAATGACGAATTGAACAATGAGGATGAAGCAGCTGAAAACGAAGAGAATACCCCATCTACTACAGCCGTCAGATTACTTGCCTTTGCTTCTTCAGAATTACCACCTTCTCAAGTTGCTAGTGTCATTGTGGAACATTTGCCTGTCATGTTACAATCTGCTAATgtctttgaaagaagggCTATTTTGTTAGCCATCTCTGTTGCTGTCACTGGTTCTCCAGATTACATCTTGTCTCAATTTGATAAGATCATTCCAGCAACTATTACTGGTCTTAAGGATAACGAACCTGTGGTGAAATTGGCGGCTTTGAAATGTGTTCATCAATTGACTACAGATTTGCAAGATGAAGTGGCCAAATTCCATGATGAATATTTGCCTCTAATCATTGATATCATTGACACTGCTAAATTCGTTGTGGTATACAACTACGCTACCGTCGCATTAGATGGTTTGCTAGAATTTATCGCTTACGATGCTATTGCTAAATATTTGGAACCAttgatgaacaaattgttCTACATGTTGGACAGCAACAAGTCTTCCAAATTGAGATGTGCTGTGGTGTCTGCTATTGGTTCTGCTGCCTTCGCAGCTGGTGCCGCATTTATCCCATTCTTCAAGACAAGTGTACAATACTTGGAGCAGTTCATCCAAAACTCTTCTCAACTTGAAGGTATGACTGAAGACGATATCGAATTGAGAGCTTtaacttttgaaaacattTCTACCATGGCTAGAGCTGTTAAATCTGAAACATTTGCTGAATTTGCGGAACCATTGGTTAACGCTGCCTATGAAGCTATCAAAACTGATTCCGCCAGATTAAGAGAATCTGGTTATGCCTTCATTGCCAACTTAGCTAAGGTTTACGGTGAAAACTTCTCgccatttttgaaaaccATCTTGCcagaaattttcaaaactttagAATTGGACGAAtatcaattcaattttgaCGGTGAtgctgaagaattggctACCTTTGCTGACAGCGCTaacgaagaagaattacagaACAAATTCACCGTTAACACTGGTATTTCTTATGAGAAGGAAGTCGCCGCTGCTGCACTATCTGAATTGGCTCTAGGTACCAAGGAAAATTTCTTGCCTTATGTGGAACAATCTTTGAAAGTTCTTACCGAACAGGTGGAAGAATCTTATGGGTTGAAAGAAACTGCTTTGAACACCATTTGGAATATTGTAAGAGCAGTCTTGTTGGCATCTAAATTCGAACCTGAAACTTACCCCAAGGGTATTCCAGCTGGATCTTATGTGGATGCTAACGTGTTAGCGATTATCAAGAATGCTAGAGAAATCACATTAACAGATTTGGCAGACGAATTCGAAACCTCTATGGTCATCactgtttttgaagatatgGCTAACATGATCAAACAGTTCGGTGCTATTATCGTCTCCGATGGTGGTGATTCTACCTTGTTGGAATCTCTTTGTGTCCAAGTACTAAGCGTTTTGAAGGGTTCTCACACTTGCCAAACTAtcgatttggaagaagacgTTCCTAAGGATGAAGAACTTGACGCTTCAGAGACTGAAGCAACTTTGCAAGATGTCGCTCTTGAAGTGTTGGTGAGTTTGTCTCATGCTCTTGCTGGTGATTTCGTtaaagtttttgaaaacttcaaACCTGTCATCTTTGCCCTTTTCGAATCCAAATCTAAGAACAAGAGATCTTCTTCCGTTGGTGGTGTTTCTGAAATGGTCCTTGGTATGAAAGAACAAAATCCTTTCATCCAAGAGATGTTGGAAGCCCTTGTCATTAGATTAACTACCGATAAGTCTTTGGAAGTTAGAGGAAATGCTGCTTATGGTGTTGGACTTCTATGTGAATACGCTAGTTTCGACGTTTCTTCCATTTATGGTGTGGTGCTAAAGGCCATGTACGAATTGTTGAGTACCGCTGACCAAAAGGCATTGGttgctgaagatgatgaagtcACTAGAGAAATTATCGATAGAGCTTATGCAAATGCTAGCGGATGTGTGGCTCGTATGATTCTAAAACATGAATCTTTCGTTCCTCTAGAACAAACTGTTCCAGCTCTATTAGATCACTTGCCCCTAAAGACTGGTTTCGAAGAGTACACACCAATCTTTGAACTGATTATGAAGCTGTATGAGGCTAACAACGCAGTTATCACCGGTGCTACTCCAAAGATTGTAGAAATCTTCGCCACAGTTTTCActaaagaaaatgaaagaatcaaattggaacaagaaTCTACACTAGGTAGAGAGGAAAACATGGAAAGATTGAAACAATTCCAAACTGATGAAATGAAGTTGAAGGTGGTACAACTTctgaaatatttgaataataCCTACGGTGGAATCGTTGCTCAGAACCCTGTGTTGGCTAGTGTAATCGCTTAA
- the SWI4 gene encoding SBF complex DNA-binding subunit SWI4 (similar to uniprot|P25302 Saccharomyces cerevisiae YER111C SWI4 Involved in cell cycle dependent gene expression transcription factor), with the protein MAYGAVMMDSFKGNQADDEKSTSTANATGSDLTPAGRPVIEIATYADTDVYECYIRGYESRIVMRRTQDDWVNITQVFKIAQFSKTQRTKVLEKESNDMRHEKVQGGYGRFQGTWIPLEDAKYMVTKYNIRDPVVTTILAFQLNPNNPPMKRSKNSVLKRTSPDGRITSPSSYNKTPKKRNAIGGSTARKSKKNSMLLQGANPSPLQNLVFQTPQQSHMASQLATNAETTVSATSQANQMSSTKENVIPHLNTEETPLALGYSATQKPLQFYPVPTSLTHPHKMREFTNTTNDTSSFDTSTDMDKSHSQNFLTFIPEGPSSGVFSSQQHQQRVPSILVNGNGNAKKASKRKRKSEDDSIEMMSHDDDSSFASGPPQSSVPPPPQSLPGATPGSTVNGSAGKHLKHKLKNRPSLTAKRTSMAQDKAQQNFKMMQKQLMWQNVRQQQKNSSMPFKMHQNGNISSNANHSSSMDMFSTGENPTPLSSRSSTPNTFAGLPTAPATAHGNENNTDNLGPTLNVEEYKEMILQVLSSEDGSDKDYQLPPQMYHPPSNFDINFEIDDQGHTPLHWATAMANVPLIKLLIALNANALQCNLRGFNCITKSAFYNNCYKADTFSEIVSILRICLITPDNNGRLPLHYLVELSVNKSKDPVVINFYLDTIIHNLGQEDYTLLRMCLNFQDNMGNTVLHLAALNLNLELCNKLCYLGSSMDITNCDNETPASILAKFNLVPAPNPNAGTFLPSAAPAPAPAPTSQGFSQSLEQPNGNSVAATPRPGSQNPSTSVLPEEGQPAANTQQQHKLVPEILPSVEEEDADDNDADDADDADDDDDNEKNEQPVKLTPSISNKKSDVRNFLPGPDSTSLSTLMDDLSNMNSFVTSSAVRDLRTTPSRLLECSPITRKKKNEASAATVSSNLRKTTLADAIQSPLAPIIASPGTMVQEEKEVNNVVKLAGKLGEMSNALKISINTKVNSVANEIENATEGIKCIKQNVNNITRHEKDLLVQFNDGEGVGSVEQMEGSRNQLREYVRDGRQVFVQCLEKSQALNLATLVQEEESKVDADPGSSPAKEGADDTSLKLAAELALLQFKRRLRIQKVTDARTKVDSNNKISKYRRLIGMTIENIDTKLDDIEGYLKTNS; encoded by the coding sequence ATGGCCTACGGCGCTGTAATGATGGATTCTTTCAAGGGGAATCAGGCCGACGATGAAAAGAGTACGTCAACGGCAAATGCTACCGGTAGTGATTTGACACCCGCGGGAAGACCAGTTATTGAAATCGCGACCTATGCTGACACTGACGTTTACGAATGTTATATACGCGGATATGAATCAAGAATTGTCATGAGAAGAACTCAAGACGATTGGGTCAATATCACGCAGGTCTTCAAGATTGCACAGTTCTCCAAAACTCAAAGGACAAAAGTTTTAGAGAAGGAATCAAATGATATGAGGCATGAGAAAGTGCAAGGTGGGTACGGTAGGTTCCAGGGTACGTGGATTCCATTAGAAGATGCAAAGTATATGGTTACGAAATATAATATTAGAGATCCTGTGGTGACAACGATACTGGCGTTTCAATTAAATCCTAATAACCCGCCAATGAAAAGAAGTAAGAATAGCGTTTTAAAGAGAACCTCGCCTGACGGTCGTATTACTTCGCCCTCAAGTTATAATAAAACaccaaagaagagaaatgCAATTGGAGGGTCTACTGCAAggaaatcaaagaaaaacagTATGCTTTTACAGGGGGCAAATCCAAGTcctttacaaaatttggtaTTCCAAACTCCGCAACAATCTCATATGGCTTCACAATTGGCTACAAATGCGGAAACTACAGTATCCGCTACAAGTCAAGCGAATCAAATGAGTAGTACAAAGGAAAATGTGATTCCGCATTTAAATACAGAAGAAACTCCATTGGCGCTTGGATATTCGGCCACTCAAAAACCATTACAATTTTATCCAGTACCTACGAGTTTAACTCATCCTCACAAGATGAGAGAATTCACGAATACAACCAATGACACATCTAGTTTTGACACATCAACAGATATGGATAAATCACACTCAcagaattttttaacaTTTATACCAGAGGGACCAAGTTCGGGCGTCTTTTCATCACAACAGCATCAGCAACGTGTGCCTAGTATATTGGTTAACGGTAATGGTAACGCTAAGAAGGCTTCaaaaaggaagaggaaaagtgaagatgattcaattgagatGATGTctcatgatgatgacaGTAGTTTCGCAAGCGGACCTCCACAATCATCAGTACCACCTCCACCTCAATCTTTACCGGGTGCTACTCCAGGCTCTACAGTTAATGGTTCAGCGGGTAAGCATTTGAAAcataaattgaaaaatagaCCAAGTCTAACGGCTAAAAGAACTAGTATGGCTCAGGATAAGGCTCAACAGAACTTCAAGATGATGCAAAAGCAATTGATGTGGCAAAACGTTCGtcaacaacaaaagaaTTCGTCCATGCCCTTTAAGATGCATCAAAATGGGAATATTAGTAGCAATGCTAACCACAGTTCATCCATGGATATGTTTTCTACCGGTGAAAACCCAACGCCCTTATCGTCGAGGTCTTCTACACCAAATACATTTGCTGGGTTGCCAACTGCACCAGCAACCGCTCATGGCAATGAGAATAACACAGATAATTTGGGACCAACGCTGAATGTGGAAGAGTATAAAGAGATGATTTTACAGGTTTTATCATCAGAGGATGGCTCAGATAAGGATTATCAACTGCCGCCTCAAATGTACCATCCACCATCTAATTTCGACattaattttgaaattgatgatcaAGGCCACACACCATTGCATTGGGCTACAGCAATGGCTAACGTTCCTTTAATCAAGTTGCTCATTGCTTTAAATGCTAATGCATTACAATGTAATTTGAGAGGGTTCAACTGTATCACGAAATCTGCCTTTTATAACAATTGTTATAAGGCAGATACTTTTTCAGAGATAGTTTCCATTCTTAGGATCTGTCTGATTACGCCAGATAACAACGGGAGGTTGCCCCTACATTATTTGGTAGAATTGAGCGTTAACAAATCCAAAGACCCAGTTGTAATAAATTTTTACCTGGATACCATTATACACAATTTGGGTCAAGAGGATTATACCCTTTTGAGAATGTGTCTAAATTTCCAAGACAACATGGGGAACACGGTCCTACATTTGGCAGcattaaatttgaatctgGAATTGTGTAACAAATTATGTTATTTGGGATCATCTATGGATATCACTAATTGTGATAATGAAACACCGGCATCCATTTTAGCGAAGTTCAATTTAGTGCCAGCCCCAAATCCCAATGCCGGTACATTTTTACCGTCTGCGGCtccagcaccagcaccagcaccaactTCACAAGGTTTCTCGCAATCGCTTGAACAACCTAATGGCAACTCGGTAGCGGCTACGCCAAGACCAGGATCTCAAAATCCATCCACCTCTGTATTGCCTGAAGAAGGACAACCTGCAGCAAATACTCAACAACAGCATAAATTAGTACCTGAGATCTTACCTAGtgtggaagaagaggatgccgatgataatgatgcCGATGATGCCGACGATGCcgacgatgatgacgataatgaaaagaatgaaCAACCAGTTAAATTGACACCTTCAATAAGTAACAAGAAATCAGATGTGAGAAATTTCTTACCAGGACCGGATTCGACTTCCTTAAGTACATTGATGGATGATTTATCCAATATGAATTCATTCGTCACATCTTCTGCCGTTAGAGATTTGAGAACAACGCCTTCTAGATTATTAGAATGTTCTCCAATTACAcgtaagaagaagaatgaaGCTAGCGCGGCTACAGTTTCATCTAACTTAAGAAAGACTACATTAGCAGATGCAATTCAATCACCTCTAGCTCCTATTATTGCCTCACCGGGAACTATGGttcaagaggaaaaagaagtTAATAATGTGGTTAAACTCGCAGGTAAATTGGGTGAGATGTCTAACGCGCTCAAAATTTCCATTAACACTAAAGTTAATTCAGTGGCTAATGAAATTGAGAATGCAACTGAAGGTATTAAATGCATAAAGCAAAATGTTAACAATATTACACGTCATGAAAAGGATCTTTTGGTACAATTTAATGACGGTGAAGGTGTTGGTTCTGTGGAACAGATGGAAGGAAGCAGAAATCAGTTGAGGGAATACGTTCGCGATGGTAGACAGGTGTTTGTACAATGCCTGGAAAAATCACAGGCTCTAAATCTAGCTACTCTGgtacaagaagaagaatcgAAAGTAGATGCAGATCCTGGTTCTTCACCAGCCAAGGAGGGTGCTGATGATACTTCCTTAAAATTGGCAGCGGAACTCGCTCTACTACAATTCAAGAGAAGATTACGCATTCAGAAGGTTACTGACGCAAGGACGAAGGTAGACTCAAACAACAAGATAAGCAAATACAGACGCTTAATCGGTATGACGATAGAGAACATTGATACTAAACTTGATGACATAGAAGGGTATCTCAAGACTAATTCTTAG
- the LSM4 gene encoding U6 snRNA complex subunit LSM4 (weakly similar to uniprot|P40070 Saccharomyces cerevisiae YER112W LSM4 component of small nuclear ribonucleoprotein complexes involved in RNA processing, splicing, and decay), translating to MLPLYLLTNAKGQQMSIELKNGEIVEGELINVDNWMNVTLSNASQFDNIGTTVSVGPSKEVVKAKEVYIRGTYIKYIRLQDEIIDQVKQQINNNSNSNNNYGSGSYRGRRSGFNSPGGGSANYNRRNNPNAGGRRNFNNNSNGQRRPFNNQTRPSTNGMGGYVQQHQQRDVEF from the coding sequence atgtTACCGCTTTATCTTCTAACTAATGCAAAGGGTCAACAGATGAGtatagaattgaaaaatggtgaaatcGTCGAGGGTGAATTGATTAATGTCGATAACTGGATGAATGTTACTTTATCGAATGCCTCACAATTTGATAATATCGGTACTACTGTAAGTGTTGGCCCATCCAAAGAAGTTGTAAAAGCAAAAGAGGTGTACATTAGAGGTACCTATATCAAATATATCAGATTACAAGATGAAATAATTGACCAGGTAAAGCAACagatcaacaacaatagTAATTCGAATAATAACTATGGTAGTGGAAGCTATAGAGGTAGAAGAAGCGGATTTAACTCTCCAGGCGGTGGTAGCGCGAACTATAACAGAAGAAATAATCCAAATGCTGGtggtagaagaaatttcaacaataaTTCAAATGGACAACGTCGACCATTTAATAATCAAACAAGACCAAGTACAAATGGTATGGGAGGTTATGTGCAACAGCATCAACAAAGAGATGTGGAATTTTGA